From the Primulina tabacum isolate GXHZ01 chromosome 3, ASM2559414v2, whole genome shotgun sequence genome, one window contains:
- the LOC142540358 gene encoding uncharacterized protein LOC142540358 isoform X2 produces MRYLSEMLLSHLSYDACALEEEDILALNHTISNLDACMSSKTLRPRNKQESSNLMGYISEKFGECHDMGTVDYKHGHAKDGERVEKSPVFSFLRDDTDLTRDDGMAKSIKMVLEENILYNEETDSQAKLFKSLWHEAEAALCSISYKARFDRLKIEMEQSKPKSSKDVAATMQKVHISPAPSTSSKLTFKSQDIA; encoded by the exons ATGCGTTATCTTTCAGAGATGCTTCTGTCTCATCTTTCATATGATGCATGCGCTTTGGAAGAAGAAGACATCTTGGCTCTGAATCACACAATCAGCAATCTTGATGCTTGTATGAGTAGTAAAACTCTTCGGCCAAGAAATAAGCAAGAATCTTCCAATCTTATGGGATACATATCCGAGAAATTTGGAGAGTGTCATGATATG GGTACTGTTGATTATAAACATGGGCATGCAAAGGATGGTGAGAGAGTTGAGAAATCACCTGTTTTTTCTTTCTTGAGGGATGATACAGACCTAACAAGAGATGATGGTATGGCAAAG TCCATAAAGATGGTACTCGAGGAAAATATCCTCTATAATGAAGAAACGGATTCTCAAGCAAAACTCTTTAAGAGCTTGTGGCACGAGGCTGAAGCTGCACTGTGTTCCATCAGCTATAAAGCTCGCTTTGACCGATTGAAAATTGAGATGGAACAATCAAAACCTAAATCATCAAAAG ATGTCGCAGCAACGATGCAAAAGGTTCACATTTCACCTGCTCCAAGCACGTCTTCCAAGCTAACCTTTAAGTCTCAAGATATAGCATGA
- the LOC142540356 gene encoding uncharacterized protein LOC142540356 produces the protein MMGLGCGGDGAGGNSSSSTSNLSASAPPFTIDRSNPNRNSNPLVHYPESCYGTEPFSHNWKYTNSISHKPELDILSTRTTSFPLSDDYRLSDAISTSPSPTHCMAFSRDAKTLGNTLAYGGGVKSYYPPFVHPMVDKSSPLVEDGSAYTHSVIDQDYRPEWMHRLKYNQLPVGSCLKELIMEVSLLGGKKLGSCQLRLIILIVQFDGDYMTEQIDSLDINGIQYKRVELDGSYSSRMENIVDTSSRFSYTQNSYDWEYRPQQMDSLSINGNLYKRAELDGNLRSERAEIVAHTFIQILSMTDVELNLETNLEKYIEDLIGLLTGQLEF, from the exons ATGATGGGTTTGGGTTGTGGGGGTGATGGAGCCGGAGGAAACTCGTCATCTTCAACCTCAAATTTATCAGCTTCAGCCCCACCGTTCACAATCGATAGATCAAACCCAAACCGTAATTCAAATCCTCTTGTGCATTATCCTGAATCGTGTTATGGCACTGAACCCTTTAGCCACAATTGGAAGTATACAAACTCAATATCCCATAAACCTGAACTGGATATACTTTCAACCAGAACCACTAGTTTTCCGTTATCTGATGACTACCGTTTATCAGATGCTATTTCTACGAGTCCGTCTCCTACCCATTGTATGGCTTTTAGTCGTGATGCCAAAACCTTGGGGAATACGCTTGCTTATGGTGGTGGAGTGAAGTCTTATTATCCACCTTTTGTACATCCTATGGTTGACAAAAGTAGCCCATTGGTTGAGGACGGATCAGCTTACACTCATAGTGTGATTGACCAGGATTACAGGCCTGAGTGGATGCATAGGTTGAAATATAATCAATTACCAGTGGGCAGCTGTCTAAAAGAATTGATAATGGAAGTTTCTCTTCTGGGAGGGAAAAAATTGGGGTCATGTCAGCTCAGATTGATTATACTCATCGTGCAATTTGATGGGGATTATATGACTGAGCAGATCGATAGTTTAGATATCAATGGAATTCAATATAAAAGAGTTGAACTTGATGGAAGCTACTCTTCACGCATGGAAAATATCGTGGACACGTCTTCTCGATTCAGTTATACTCAAAATTCATATGATTGGGAGTACAGGCCCCAGCAGATGGATAGTTTGAGTATCAATGGAAATCTGTATAAAAGAGCTGAACTTGATGGAAATTTACGTTCCGAGAGGGCAGAAATTGTGGCTCACACATTTATACAAATCCTGTCAATGACG GATGTGGAATTGAATTTGGAGACAAATCTGGAGAAATATATAGAAGATCTAATTGGGTTACTGACAGGGCAGTTGGAATTCTAA
- the LOC142540358 gene encoding uncharacterized protein LOC142540358 isoform X1, translating to MRYLSEMLLSHLSYDACALEEEDILALNHTISNLDACMSSKTLRPRNKQESSNLMGYISEKFGECHDMGTVDYKHGHAKDGERVEKSPVFSFLRDDTDLTRDDGMAKSIKMVLEENILYNEETDSQAKLFKSLWHEAEAALCSISYKARFDRLKIEMEQSKPKSSKENKDVAATMQKVHISPAPSTSSKLTFKSQDIA from the exons ATGCGTTATCTTTCAGAGATGCTTCTGTCTCATCTTTCATATGATGCATGCGCTTTGGAAGAAGAAGACATCTTGGCTCTGAATCACACAATCAGCAATCTTGATGCTTGTATGAGTAGTAAAACTCTTCGGCCAAGAAATAAGCAAGAATCTTCCAATCTTATGGGATACATATCCGAGAAATTTGGAGAGTGTCATGATATG GGTACTGTTGATTATAAACATGGGCATGCAAAGGATGGTGAGAGAGTTGAGAAATCACCTGTTTTTTCTTTCTTGAGGGATGATACAGACCTAACAAGAGATGATGGTATGGCAAAG TCCATAAAGATGGTACTCGAGGAAAATATCCTCTATAATGAAGAAACGGATTCTCAAGCAAAACTCTTTAAGAGCTTGTGGCACGAGGCTGAAGCTGCACTGTGTTCCATCAGCTATAAAGCTCGCTTTGACCGATTGAAAATTGAGATGGAACAATCAAAACCTAAATCATCAAAAG AAAATAAAGATGTCGCAGCAACGATGCAAAAGGTTCACATTTCACCTGCTCCAAGCACGTCTTCCAAGCTAACCTTTAAGTCTCAAGATATAGCATGA
- the LOC142540358 gene encoding uncharacterized protein LOC142540358 isoform X3: protein MIWYALDSYDRAKGGTVDYKHGHAKDGERVEKSPVFSFLRDDTDLTRDDGMAKSIKMVLEENILYNEETDSQAKLFKSLWHEAEAALCSISYKARFDRLKIEMEQSKPKSSKENKDVAATMQKVHISPAPSTSSKLTFKSQDIA, encoded by the exons ATGATATGGTATGCCTTGGACTCGTATGACCGAGCAAAAGGG GGTACTGTTGATTATAAACATGGGCATGCAAAGGATGGTGAGAGAGTTGAGAAATCACCTGTTTTTTCTTTCTTGAGGGATGATACAGACCTAACAAGAGATGATGGTATGGCAAAG TCCATAAAGATGGTACTCGAGGAAAATATCCTCTATAATGAAGAAACGGATTCTCAAGCAAAACTCTTTAAGAGCTTGTGGCACGAGGCTGAAGCTGCACTGTGTTCCATCAGCTATAAAGCTCGCTTTGACCGATTGAAAATTGAGATGGAACAATCAAAACCTAAATCATCAAAAG AAAATAAAGATGTCGCAGCAACGATGCAAAAGGTTCACATTTCACCTGCTCCAAGCACGTCTTCCAAGCTAACCTTTAAGTCTCAAGATATAGCATGA